The following are encoded together in the Parabacteroides chongii genome:
- a CDS encoding TonB-dependent receptor, whose protein sequence is MRCILLFLLLGTMQITASVTYSQSTKLSLNVENTTVANVLSMIEQESSFYFTYNVNQVNVNRKISVNIKNRLITDILDEIFKEEDIKYTIKDKHVVLYKEVKSEYPVIEQKEKNISGVVVDANGDPVIGANISIVGTTTGTVTDINGNFVLKVPDNAQLQISFIGYLSQVITVGNKTVFNIKLLEDTQKLEEIVVVGYGSQKKESLTSAVTSVNTDLLENRSVPKVATALQGITPGVNIRSSAGRPGFSSQTFDIRGASMGTFSKNPPLVLIDGIVSEIDNVSSDDIEKISVLKDAAAASIYGSRATGGVVLITTKKGSSGAPTVNYSGIVGVQKIPFGNYKFINSAEWMRANNEAARLDGSPDIFTTEQIAQYENSSDPRYPSKSQWTDWIQKSALQHTHNLSISGGNEKLNFYASGSYASQDGHVDNDDYEKWNLLVNLNYKPTDRFDINSSIAYQRENITRPVGGDMFTLMRNALLNPPIDPFYLSNGDYNNKATLGANPEYLIKEGGNSLYDFDNLRMSIGAKFKIIDGLLLKYTIATNMTFNSDNTLLKKIPYKDENGDIYGYNRSEVQVSENWERSTYLNNLVMLDYTKKFGEDHNLYVMGGFQSESNRYDKISATANKFPNNEIREIKGSTGTGADITASTEATDWAIASLIGRLSYSFKEKYLFEGTFRYDGSSRFSPKQRWGFFPSVSASWRMKEEAFMQNIEFLSNLKLRVSWGQLGNQGEELYPFATQIKTSDKFAFGNGLSSMAIIGDPVHLGLSWEKKTTTNLGVDFGFFNNRLYGSFDYFFDRTDGIIGRPVVPSTFGAKAPIQNTYTIDNRGYEIEINWRDNIGDFRYHIGANLSDTRDKIVSLGGIGTYDSKFGSGLVQINGNTYNAEGNARNSFYLYRTNGLFVNQAEIDNHAFISPLTRPGDIAFVDTDGDGKLTSDDKVADNRTTTPHYIFGINLGAEYKNFDFSVVLNGVGERWAFRNGGGHYLSGVRASLGILEDNYKNRWTEANPNKWADQTRLTQNNWIANEYSTISSGPCEFHLRNFAYLRVKNIQLGYTIPKEITQKASISKLRCYLTAENLFTWTPGYQEPIDPEADADYKEDGSTFFGPNKVISFGLSVTF, encoded by the coding sequence ATGAGATGTATCTTATTATTTTTATTATTGGGTACAATGCAAATCACAGCAAGTGTTACTTATTCGCAATCGACTAAGCTTTCGTTGAATGTTGAGAATACGACAGTAGCAAATGTTTTGTCGATGATAGAACAAGAAAGTTCGTTTTATTTCACTTATAATGTAAATCAGGTGAATGTGAATCGTAAGATATCTGTCAATATTAAAAATAGGTTGATTACGGATATTTTGGATGAAATATTTAAGGAAGAGGATATTAAATATACGATCAAGGATAAACATGTTGTACTGTATAAGGAAGTAAAATCAGAGTATCCAGTTATAGAGCAGAAAGAAAAAAACATATCGGGAGTTGTGGTCGATGCTAATGGCGATCCGGTTATTGGTGCAAATATCTCAATTGTGGGCACAACTACTGGTACCGTGACTGATATTAACGGAAACTTTGTGCTTAAAGTTCCGGATAATGCTCAGCTTCAGATCTCTTTCATTGGCTATCTTAGCCAGGTTATTACAGTGGGAAATAAAACAGTATTTAATATAAAATTATTGGAAGATACCCAAAAACTCGAAGAAATTGTGGTTGTTGGTTATGGTTCTCAGAAAAAAGAGAGTTTGACAAGTGCTGTTACATCTGTAAATACTGATTTATTGGAAAATCGGTCTGTTCCTAAAGTTGCAACGGCATTACAAGGAATTACTCCTGGTGTTAATATTCGTTCATCTGCAGGACGTCCAGGGTTTAGTTCCCAAACATTCGATATTCGTGGAGCTTCAATGGGAACTTTTTCAAAAAATCCTCCTCTTGTCTTGATTGACGGAATAGTTAGTGAGATAGATAATGTAAGTTCAGATGATATTGAGAAAATATCTGTTTTGAAAGATGCCGCTGCGGCTTCTATTTATGGTTCACGTGCTACTGGTGGAGTTGTTTTAATAACAACTAAAAAAGGTTCGTCTGGAGCTCCTACCGTTAATTATTCAGGAATTGTTGGTGTACAGAAGATACCTTTTGGAAACTACAAATTTATCAATTCTGCAGAATGGATGAGGGCTAATAATGAAGCAGCTCGTTTAGATGGAAGTCCGGATATTTTTACTACAGAACAAATTGCTCAATATGAGAATAGTAGTGATCCACGTTATCCATCTAAATCCCAATGGACAGACTGGATTCAGAAGTCTGCACTTCAACATACTCATAATTTGAGTATAAGTGGTGGAAATGAGAAACTTAATTTTTATGCATCAGGGAGTTACGCTTCTCAGGATGGACATGTTGATAATGACGATTATGAAAAATGGAATCTACTTGTCAATTTGAATTATAAACCAACAGATCGATTTGATATCAATTCTAGTATAGCTTATCAAAGAGAGAATATTACGCGACCTGTAGGTGGGGATATGTTTACCCTCATGAGAAATGCTTTATTAAATCCTCCTATTGACCCATTTTATCTTTCTAATGGTGATTATAATAATAAAGCGACTTTAGGAGCAAATCCTGAATATCTAATAAAAGAGGGGGGTAATAGTTTATATGACTTTGATAATTTAAGAATGTCAATAGGTGCTAAATTTAAGATTATCGATGGATTATTATTGAAGTATACTATTGCAACAAATATGACTTTTAATTCAGATAATACATTATTGAAAAAAATACCTTATAAGGATGAGAATGGAGATATTTATGGTTATAATCGTTCAGAAGTCCAGGTATCGGAAAACTGGGAAAGATCTACCTATTTGAATAATTTGGTTATGTTGGATTATACAAAAAAGTTCGGAGAGGATCACAATCTTTATGTTATGGGTGGTTTTCAATCTGAAAGTAATCGGTATGATAAGATTTCAGCAACAGCTAATAAATTCCCCAATAATGAGATACGTGAGATTAAAGGATCTACAGGGACCGGGGCTGATATTACAGCAAGTACAGAAGCAACGGATTGGGCTATAGCATCTTTAATTGGTCGATTATCATATTCTTTTAAGGAAAAGTATCTTTTTGAAGGAACTTTCCGTTATGATGGTTCATCTCGTTTTTCTCCTAAGCAGCGTTGGGGTTTTTTCCCGTCAGTATCTGCTTCTTGGAGAATGAAAGAGGAAGCATTCATGCAAAATATAGAATTCTTGAGTAACCTCAAACTGCGTGTATCTTGGGGACAATTGGGAAATCAAGGAGAAGAATTATATCCATTTGCTACACAGATTAAAACATCTGATAAATTTGCATTTGGAAACGGATTATCTTCGATGGCTATAATTGGTGATCCTGTACATTTGGGTTTATCGTGGGAAAAGAAAACAACAACCAATTTGGGTGTTGACTTTGGTTTCTTTAATAATCGGCTTTACGGATCATTTGATTATTTCTTTGATCGTACAGATGGCATTATTGGGCGTCCTGTTGTTCCGTCAACATTTGGAGCAAAGGCTCCTATTCAAAATACATACACGATAGACAACAGAGGATACGAGATTGAAATAAACTGGCGCGATAATATCGGTGACTTTAGATATCATATTGGAGCTAACTTGTCTGATACCCGTGATAAGATTGTAAGTTTGGGAGGAATAGGTACTTATGATTCTAAATTCGGTTCGGGATTGGTTCAAATAAATGGAAATACTTATAATGCAGAAGGAAATGCCAGAAATTCATTTTACCTCTATCGAACAAATGGATTATTTGTAAATCAGGCAGAAATTGATAACCATGCATTTATTTCTCCTTTAACACGTCCCGGAGATATAGCATTTGTTGATACTGATGGTGACGGAAAGTTAACAAGTGATGATAAAGTTGCAGATAATAGGACCACAACCCCACATTATATTTTTGGTATCAATTTAGGTGCTGAATATAAGAACTTTGACTTTTCTGTAGTCTTGAATGGTGTTGGAGAGCGTTGGGCTTTTAGAAATGGAGGAGGACACTATCTCTCTGGAGTAAGGGCTTCACTAGGTATTTTAGAAGATAATTATAAAAATCGTTGGACGGAAGCAAATCCGAATAAATGGGCTGACCAAACTCGTTTAACCCAGAATAACTGGATTGCGAATGAATACTCAACAATATCTTCAGGTCCTTGTGAATTCCATTTAAGGAATTTCGCATATCTCAGAGTTAAAAATATACAGTTAGGTTATACGATTCCGAAAGAAATTACTCAAAAAGCTTCCATATCAAAATTAAGATGTTATCTTACTGCCGAAAATCTATTTACATGGACACCTGGATATCAGGAGCCTATTGATCCAGAAGCTGATGCTGATTATAAAGAAGATGGTTCAACATTCTTTGGTCCTAATAAAGTTATAAGTTTTGGTTTATCAGTTACATTCTAA
- a CDS encoding FecR family protein: MNEDILIRFLTHRCTPEEIKEIDQWIAASQANADWLFEMERIWSLKDQLRFSDKQEIEMAYARFMSGLQEKETKVQIVQRRSAYIVWLKYAAAIVLIGLLSTNLFYQLREEPVAMNMVEVPNGQRVSLTLSDGTKVWLNSHSKFTYPARFSSKERDVKLEGEGFFEVAHNEKSPFVVHADLLHVKVLGTKFNVRAYDEEPSSITLAEGKVEVATNDNEHKVTLKPNEQVTYSKKGGLIVNKSVNASLTKSWTLGEAAYINKQLADIVSDLERRFNVHITVEDPELTKEVFTSRFKETATIDQVLTLLKDTRKLDYKIQGDHIRIYKPLK, encoded by the coding sequence ATGAACGAAGATATATTAATACGATTTTTAACCCACCGTTGTACTCCGGAAGAAATAAAAGAGATTGATCAATGGATTGCAGCCAGTCAAGCGAATGCCGATTGGTTGTTTGAAATGGAACGTATCTGGAGCCTGAAAGATCAGTTGCGCTTTTCTGACAAACAAGAAATTGAAATGGCCTATGCTCGTTTTATGTCCGGATTACAGGAAAAGGAAACAAAAGTTCAAATAGTTCAGAGACGTTCTGCTTATATAGTATGGTTAAAGTATGCTGCTGCCATCGTATTAATAGGATTATTAAGTACTAATTTATTTTACCAGTTAAGGGAAGAACCGGTTGCAATGAATATGGTGGAAGTTCCTAACGGGCAAAGAGTCTCCTTGACCTTATCTGATGGAACAAAAGTATGGTTGAATTCACATAGTAAGTTTACTTATCCTGCTCGATTCTCTTCAAAAGAACGAGATGTTAAACTTGAAGGTGAAGGCTTTTTTGAAGTCGCCCATAATGAAAAGTCACCGTTTGTTGTTCATGCTGATTTACTCCATGTAAAAGTATTAGGTACGAAGTTCAATGTAAGAGCATATGATGAGGAGCCTTCTTCCATAACTTTGGCAGAAGGAAAGGTTGAAGTTGCCACAAATGATAATGAGCATAAAGTCACTCTAAAACCCAATGAGCAGGTGACCTATTCAAAGAAAGGCGGCTTGATAGTGAATAAATCTGTCAACGCCTCTTTGACCAAATCATGGACACTTGGAGAAGCAGCCTATATAAATAAACAATTAGCTGATATTGTATCTGATTTGGAACGGCGTTTCAATGTTCATATAACAGTAGAGGATCCGGAACTTACAAAAGAAGTATTTACCAGTCGGTTTAAGGAAACTGCCACCATAGATCAGGTTCTGACATTATTGAAAGATACCCGCAAATTGGATTATAAAATCCAGGGCGATCATATACGGATTTATAAACCTTTAAAATGA